The sequence TGCAGGGAACTCTGGATGTAGGATTCCTGCGTGATGGTGGCAGCATCGAAGGACTTGAGGTGGAAACACTGTTTTCCGAACCATTCGTCGCGGTGTTGCCCAAGCGGCATCTCCTGGCGACGCGCAAAACGCTCTCTGCCTCTGCGCTCCGTGACGAGCCTTTTGTCTTCTTCTCGCCCAATGTAGGCAGCCGAGCCTATCAAAAGACGGTTTCGATTTGCGAGGAGTTCGGCTTTCGTCCGCAGGTCGTGCAAGAGGCGCCCCAGTGGCTCACGATCTTACGGCTCGTGGGTGCGGGCCTGGGTGTAACCATCGCACCCGCATGTGTGGAGCGCATCGCCGCTCCCGATGTCGTATGCCGCCGCCTGCGGAGGACCGCGGTCAAGAGCGATATCGAGCTGGCATATCGTATCGGCGAAGATCGGGCCATCGTGAAAACGTTTTGTTCCATGGTGAGAAGCAGTCTTGGGCCAAATGGAAAGAGATGACTTTGTTCCGCATGGCCCGTGTCCCCATACTCTTAATCGTTTAGTTTTCCCAAACAGACATGTTAGAACTTTGAACTTGACTGGCTTCCAGTCAACACCATAGTGTGCTACCGGAAGCTGGTTTGCAGGTTCTCCGCACAAGGGCCTTCATACAAGTGAATGGGTAATCCAATAACCTGGAAACAGTTCCCGCCCCGGAGAAACCACGAGCCGTCTGACCTAACCCCAGACGCTACTTCCCGAGAGAAGGAACTAGCATTCCACACAGATGGTCGAGTTGTGTTCAGGCATAGACCAAAACATTCCGTATTGTGCGAAGAGCAGAAGCCGATCTGCCCTCATTCAATCATTACAAGAACAATTCCGGCAATCACACTACGGCCGCTGATCAGAACAGCAGCCGCTTGAATATATAGGAATCCAGATGCTTAGAACCGTATCCACTCCCACCGGAGATCGTGAAACCATGACCATGATGACGACCGCCTCTCCCAGCCCCGGGGAAAAGCGGGAGGTGCTGGAAGAAGTGCTGCAAAGCGCGTCGTTTATTCGCGCCGACCAGTTACGTAACTTTCTCCGTTACATCTGCGAGATGGAAATTGCGGGACGTGCCAGCGAACTCTGCGAGTTCCGCATCGGCATCGAAGCATTCGGCCGTTCCGCCGATTACTCACCGATAGAAGATGGCATCGTCCGCCGCCGGGCCGTCAACCTGCGGGAAAAGCTGCACGAGGTCTATGCCACCGAGTTGGCCCATGCCAGGATTCGCATCGAGTTGCCCAAGGGCAGGTACGTGCCGCGCTTTGTGCGGGTCGAACCTGAGCGCGCGCTCGAAGTTGTGCCGGCCACAATCTTGCCATTGGAGCGTTCCCATGCTATTGACGCGCCTGCCCGCTTTGATGCCGTGGCGTCAGAACGTCGCTACTTCAATTCCCTCTCGTTTGCCATGGGTTTGGTTTTTGGGGCGCTGCTGTGTGCAGTGGTTTTTTTGGTTTTCCGCTCACTCGCCGCTTCTCACGCTGAGGCCGCGCCTCTCCCTGCAACGCCGTCTGCTGCTGCCACTGCCGCAGCCATCCCGGTTGAATCGGGCGTAACCTACGAAGCCGAAGCTAAGGAGAATATTCTCAACGGCAGAACTGAACCTTCTGCCTGTACATGGTGCTCAGGCGGAAACCGAGTGCGCTACATCGGAGGTAAGAAGAAGAACTTCCTGGTGTTGAATAACATCACCGTCTCGAAGAGTGGAAACTACGAGATGGTGATCTACTACCTACTGAACGGCGCCAGGTCCTTCTTCATAAGCGTGAATGACGGCCCCGCGGTTGATGTACCGGTAAAGGGCAGCACATGGTTAGAGGACTCCAGGCTTTCTATGACCGTCTCGCTCAAGGCCGGCAGTAACCATATCAAGTTTTATAACGATACGGCCTATGCTCCCGACCTCGATCGCATTGTCATTCGCTAGAGCGAAACCCGGTTCGCTCTAGTGGATGGTTTTGGTTTTTCGCGACATGTAATCCATGAGCAGATATTGGCCTAAGGTGTAAGGCGTGGTGAAGTAGGCCTTGCCGCGGCACATTTCTGTTACCTTCTGGACGAACTGCACCAGGCCGTAGTCGCTGGCCAGCATGAAAGTATTAATTAAAACTCCGGCACGTTTGCATTTGGAAACTTCTTCCAGCGTCTGGCTGACCACGAGCGGGTCGAGGCCGAAGGCGTTCTTGTAAATTCTTCCGTCTTCCAAGGTCAGGGCTGAGGGCTTGCCGTCGGTGATCATGACGATCTGCTTCATGTCTTTGCGCTGGCGTTGCAGGATGCGCTGCGCCAGCCGCAGACCTTCGCGCGTGTTGGTGTAATACGGCCCAACCTGCACACGGGCCAACTGCGACAGTGGGACCTCTTCCGCAGAATCATGAAAAAGAACCAGGGAAAGCGAATCGCCCGGATACTGCGTGCGGATGAGATGGGAAAGCGCCAGAGCAACTTTTTTGGCGGGAGTAAAACGGTCTTCCCCGTAAAGAATCATGGAGTGGGAGCAATCGAGCATCACTACGGTGGCGCAAGAGGACTGATACTCGCACTGATGCACCTGCAGGTCGGAGTATTCGATGTTCAGTGGTATCTGCAGGCCTTCACGCCGGATGGCACGCTTCAGAGTTGCGGTGATATCGAGATTGAGCGTGTCGCCAAATTCGTAGGTCCGCGAAGCACCGCTGGCTTCGACGCCGGTCGCCATGTCACGGGTGTCGTGGCGGCCAAAGCTTGATTTTCCCAAGGAGCCCAGCAGATCGCGCAAGGT comes from Terriglobales bacterium and encodes:
- a CDS encoding LysR substrate-binding domain-containing protein; this translates as MDQQIELRHLRYFVAVAEELHFGRAAKRLHLAQPPLSQQIRKLEEILGHALFTRTSRHVKLTSAGELFLDRARSTLRKVQEDMETARSVGRGELGSLTVGFIGSAMLTSIPAILGEYRRRHPRLNLQLRESYTAGVVQALLQGTLDVGFLRDGGSIEGLEVETLFSEPFVAVLPKRHLLATRKTLSASALRDEPFVFFSPNVGSRAYQKTVSICEEFGFRPQVVQEAPQWLTILRLVGAGLGVTIAPACVERIAAPDVVCRRLRRTAVKSDIELAYRIGEDRAIVKTFCSMVRSSLGPNGKR
- a CDS encoding VWA domain-containing protein, with amino-acid sequence MKFTRYGKYVPNPAGEMSMEDLLNALSDYLLQSGFQNSYMDFYQMPGEHTLDDLRRAIEEALLNGDLLDERLQEQINQMQMEGTLDQLIEELIQRMEQQDFISIDQPHDPSQQSPTAGQTGMPQGQARFEVTDKSLDFLGFKTLRDLLGSLGKSSFGRHDTRDMATGVEASGASRTYEFGDTLNLDITATLKRAIRREGLQIPLNIEYSDLQVHQCEYQSSCATVVMLDCSHSMILYGEDRFTPAKKVALALSHLIRTQYPGDSLSLVLFHDSAEEVPLSQLARVQVGPYYTNTREGLRLAQRILQRQRKDMKQIVMITDGKPSALTLEDGRIYKNAFGLDPLVVSQTLEEVSKCKRAGVLINTFMLASDYGLVQFVQKVTEMCRGKAYFTTPYTLGQYLLMDYMSRKTKTIH